A DNA window from Daucus carota subsp. sativus chromosome 3, DH1 v3.0, whole genome shotgun sequence contains the following coding sequences:
- the LOC108214350 gene encoding alcohol dehydrogenase 1-like isoform X1 — protein sequence MEEDRRHAGFLIRMPMYNGSEGKARLCRILGDEAGGIVLERVRLIWHQAIMSEASNMCDLFRISTDRGVMLSDGKSRFSVDGKPVLHFVGTFMFREYTIMHLGWVAKILAPLDKICVPRCDVFSGLVSTDCCKA from the exons ATGGAGGAGGATAGAAGACATGCGGGATTTCTAATTAGGATGCCCATGTACAATGGAAGTGAG GGAAAAGCCCGTCTTTGTCGAATTCTTGGAGACGAAGCAGGAGGAATAGTTTTGGAGAGGGTGCGACTGATCTGGCACCAGGCGATCATGTCAGAGGCAAGCAATATGTGTGATCTCTTCAGGATCAGTACTGATAGAGGAGTGATGCTTAGTGATGGAAAGTCGCGCTTTTCAGTTGATGGAAAACCAGTACTACATTTTGTTGGAACATTCATGTTTAGGGAGTATACTATCATGCATCTTGGCTGGGTTGCTAAGATTCTTGCTCCCCTTGACAAAATTTGTGTCCCTAGGTGTGATGTTTTTTCTG GTTTGGTTTCCACTGATTGTTGCAAAGCCTAA
- the LOC108214349 gene encoding alcohol dehydrogenase 1-like: MENQYYILLEHICLASILSCMWAVLLRFLLILTKFLSLGVEFPVDWFPLNVAKPKKGLTVAVLGLGAVGLAVIAEMTDGGVDRSIVCPGHIDAAVILAFGSVHDGWGVAVLVGVPHN; encoded by the exons ATGGAAAACCAATACTACATTCTGTTGGAACATATATGTTTAGCGAGTATACTCTCGTGCATGTGGGCTGTGTTGCTAAGATTCTTGCTGATCTTGACAAAATTTCTGTCCCTAGGTGTTGAATTTCCAGTG GATTGGTTTCCACTGAATGTTGCAAAGCCTAAGAAAGGCTTAACAGTGGCTGTTTTGGGGTTAGGAGCTGTAGGGCTTGCT GTGATTGCTGAAATGACCGATGGAGGAGTAGACAGAAGCATTGTGTGTCCCGGACACATAGATGCTGCTGTGATTTTAGCATTTGGAAGTGTACATGAC GGCTGGGGTGTTGCTGTGCTAGTGGGAGTTCCACATAACTAA
- the LOC108214350 gene encoding alcohol dehydrogenase 1-like isoform X2: MEEDRRHAGFLIRMPMYNGSEGKARLCRILGDEAGGIVLERVRLIWHQAIMSEASNMCDLFRISTDRGVMLSDGKSRFSVDGKPVLHFVGTFMFREYTIMHLGWVAKILAPLDKICVPRLLLK; the protein is encoded by the exons ATGGAGGAGGATAGAAGACATGCGGGATTTCTAATTAGGATGCCCATGTACAATGGAAGTGAG GGAAAAGCCCGTCTTTGTCGAATTCTTGGAGACGAAGCAGGAGGAATAGTTTTGGAGAGGGTGCGACTGATCTGGCACCAGGCGATCATGTCAGAGGCAAGCAATATGTGTGATCTCTTCAGGATCAGTACTGATAGAGGAGTGATGCTTAGTGATGGAAAGTCGCGCTTTTCAGTTGATGGAAAACCAGTACTACATTTTGTTGGAACATTCATGTTTAGGGAGTATACTATCATGCATCTTGGCTGGGTTGCTAAGATTCTTGCTCCCCTTGACAAAATTTGTGTCCCTAG GTTATTGCTGAAATGA
- the LOC108214350 gene encoding uncharacterized protein LOC108214350 isoform X3, translated as MESRAFQLMENQYYILLEHSCLGSILSCILAGLLRFLLPLTKFVSLGVMFFLVWFPLIVAKPKKGLTVAVLGIRAVGLAVIAEMTNGVDRSIVWLRCCGASGSST; from the exons ATGGAAAGTCGCGCTTTTCAGTTGATGGAAAACCAGTACTACATTTTGTTGGAACATTCATGTTTAGGGAGTATACTATCATGCATCTTGGCTGGGTTGCTAAGATTCTTGCTCCCCTTGACAAAATTTGTGTCCCTAGGTGTGATGTTTTTTCTG GTTTGGTTTCCACTGATTGTTGCAAAGCCTAAGAAAGGCTTAACAGTGGCTGTTTTGGGGATAAGAGCTGTAGGGCTTGCT GTTATTGCTGAAATGACCAATGGAGTAGACAGAAGCATTGTGT GGCTGAGGTGTTGCGGTGCTAGTGGGAGTTCCACATAA